A genomic segment from Triticum dicoccoides isolate Atlit2015 ecotype Zavitan chromosome 1A, WEW_v2.0, whole genome shotgun sequence encodes:
- the LOC119282166 gene encoding peptidyl-prolyl cis-trans isomerase FKBP20-1-like, translating into MAETIDLTGDGGVLKTVVRKAKDDAISPSDSLPLVDVHYEGTLAENGEVFDTTHEDNSIFSFEVGQGAVIKAWDIALRTMKVGEIAKITCRPEYAYGSPGSPPEIPANATLIFEVELLACKPRKGSSLGSVSDEKARLEELKKQRELSAATKEEEKKKREEAKAAAAARVQAKLDAKKGKGKGKGK; encoded by the exons ATGGCAGAAACCATAGATCTAACAGGGGATGGAGGCGTTCTTAAGACGGTGGTCAGAAAAGCAAAGGATGATGCTATAAGCCCATCTGATAGCCTTCCATTGGTTGATG TTCATTATGAAGGGACACTTGCTGAAAATGGCGAAGTTTTTGACACCACACATGAAGACAATTCTATTTTTTCATTTGAAGTTGGCCAGGGAGCTGTCATTAAAGCATGGGATATAGCCTTAAGAACTATGAAA GTTGGCGAGATTGCAAAAATAACATGCAGGCCGGAATATGCGTatggaagtccaggctcgccgccaGAGATACCAGCGAA TGCAACACTCATTTTTGAGGTGGAATTACTGGCTTGCAAGCCAAGGAAAGGTTCAAGTCTGGGCAGTGTATCTGATGAGAAAGCCAGGCTAGA GGAGCTTAAGAAACAGCGGGAGCTGTCTGCCGCCACcaaagaggaagagaagaagaagagggaggaggCAAAGGCCGCGGCAGCGGCTCGTGTGCAAGCCAAACTTGAcgccaagaagggcaagggaaaaggAAAGGGCAAATAG